In Atribacterota bacterium, the following proteins share a genomic window:
- a CDS encoding GGDEF domain-containing protein produces the protein MDLVQFYTPWRKLGKLRRYSFLLVILVFLPGYLLVSKLERWYLTFFAFGALVVGTWIEGKIGFSLSSLVWMFLLVAFIGGSGWYESPFLFLLLLSPAMSLLGEKFREAFWMCGASTIFLAILGVWALWRENVFWGWYILGLVASTWFFFLLFRERQGSMVRRLLHLEKLADRDPLTGLGNRRALQRVVSTLVGEGTPFVLSIVDLDCFKECNDFYGHEKGDEVLQQFGTILRFSVRQSDFVFRYGGDEFIILFLGVAPEAVAEVLQRIEKRLEESFPKVGMSWGIASFPEEARDRTQIFRLADERLYALKRERKEARFTE, from the coding sequence ATGGATTTGGTTCAGTTCTATACGCCATGGAGAAAATTGGGAAAACTCAGACGATATAGTTTCCTTCTTGTCATTCTGGTGTTCCTTCCCGGATATCTTTTGGTGAGTAAGTTAGAACGGTGGTATCTCACGTTTTTTGCCTTCGGGGCTCTGGTTGTTGGGACCTGGATCGAAGGAAAAATTGGTTTTTCTCTTTCTTCTTTGGTCTGGATGTTTCTGCTGGTAGCGTTCATAGGGGGATCAGGGTGGTACGAAAGTCCCTTTCTCTTTCTCCTTCTCCTTTCTCCGGCGATGTCTCTCTTGGGGGAAAAGTTTCGTGAAGCATTCTGGATGTGTGGTGCCAGCACCATTTTCCTTGCGATTCTTGGGGTATGGGCTCTATGGCGGGAGAATGTTTTCTGGGGATGGTACATTCTGGGTTTGGTGGCAAGTACTTGGTTTTTCTTCTTGCTTTTCCGAGAAAGACAGGGTTCGATGGTCCGGCGTCTTCTCCATCTCGAAAAACTTGCGGACCGGGATCCGCTCACGGGTCTGGGAAATAGAAGGGCTCTCCAGCGAGTAGTATCAACTCTGGTTGGAGAGGGAACTCCTTTTGTGCTTTCGATTGTGGACCTTGACTGTTTTAAAGAGTGTAATGATTTCTATGGCCATGAGAAGGGGGATGAAGTGCTGCAGCAATTCGGAACAATACTTCGTTTCTCGGTTCGCCAGAGTGACTTCGTATTTCGCTATGGTGGTGATGAGTTTATTATTCTCTTTCTGGGAGTGGCTCCGGAGGCGGTTGCGGAAGTGCTACAAAGAATCGAAAAAAGATTAGAAGAATCATTCCCTAAGGTGGGAATGTCCTGGGGGATAGCTTCCTTTCCGGAAGAAGCCAGAGACCGAACCCAAATATTCCGTTTAGCTGATGAACGGCTTTATGCCCTCAAACGAGAACGAAAAGAAGCCCGTTTTACAGAGTAG